The following coding sequences lie in one Arabidopsis thaliana chromosome 3, partial sequence genomic window:
- a CDS encoding uncharacterized protein (unknown protein; BEST Arabidopsis thaliana protein match is: unknown protein (TAIR:AT3G44150.1); Has 64 Blast hits to 64 proteins in 15 species: Archae - 0; Bacteria - 0; Metazoa - 0; Fungi - 0; Plants - 64; Viruses - 0; Other Eukaryotes - 0 (source: NCBI BLink).), producing MYNVGTRGSEIRSEVDPAFIANSTFIVTSFTWVMEFQKGRLQNLYWKRDVCAKAGEVQWAVVLGFSWRFPALISTWRFSTRGMKLIILSSILFMVCIQTSRAHLQISSIISSELLVELYLFVCLYHVS from the exons atgtATAATGTTGGCACTCGCGGGTCGGAAATACGCAGCGAGGTCGATCCGGCTTTTATTGCTAACAGCACGTTTATCGTAACCAGTTTTACTTGG GTGATGGAGTTTCAGAAAGGTAGGCTTCAGAATCTGTATTGGAAGAGAGACGTGTGTGC AAAGGCCGGGGAGGTTCAGTGGGCTGTAGTCTTGGGATTCAGCTGGCGTTTTCCGGCACTGATAAGCACTTGGCGGTTCTCAACTCGTGGTATGAAGTTGATAATCTTAAGCAGTATTCTCTTTATGGTTTGTATTCAAACCTCAAGAGCTCACTTACAAATCAGCTCAATAATTTCTTCTGAGCTTCTTGTGgagttgtatttgtttgtttgcttgtATCACGTAAGTTAA
- a CDS encoding uncharacterized protein (unknown protein; FUNCTIONS IN: molecular_function unknown; INVOLVED IN: biological_process unknown; LOCATED IN: endomembrane system; EXPRESSED IN: 10 plant structures; EXPRESSED DURING: 10 growth stages; CONTAINS InterPro DOMAIN/s: Protein of unknown function DUF677 (InterPro:IPR007749); BEST Arabidopsis thaliana protein match is: Protein of unknown function (DUF677) (TAIR:AT5G66670.2); Has 42 Blast hits to 42 proteins in 3 species: Archae - 0; Bacteria - 0; Metazoa - 0; Fungi - 0; Plants - 42; Viruses - 0; Other Eukaryotes - 0 (source: NCBI BLink).), whose amino-acid sequence MPSVQEVYKILADLKVLNQDVANTITTNGLHVSWNEGLKSIANLYLENTTKTLNLFEKFMYTEEVVTQYVCQVNVYWDHVTTNWDHVTTKTRKLSEKFMYTDEFATQYESVYRDHVMLLGKIRELEVVLEKKYKHAKRKRIMKFGFGAVIFIPCFVVAVVGQLNPAFGMAGQGGERGVEVAKKLYKLTMEEDNSMETTLLGLSRLIGNTTKGNIEAMEKIKSHS is encoded by the coding sequence ATGCCATCGGTTCAAGAGGTCTACAAGATTCTGGCTGACCTAAAGGTCCTAAACCAAGATGTGGCCAATACCATTACTACAAACGGCCTACATGTATCTTGGAACGAAGGACTAAAGTCTATAGCTAATCTCTATTTAGAGAATACCACCAAGACTTtgaatttatttgaaaagttCATGTACACGGAGGAGGTCGTGACACAATATGTGTGTCAAGTTAATGTTTACTGGGATCATGTCACCACCAACTGGGATCATGTCACCACCAAGACTAGGAAGTTATCTGAAAAGTTCATGTACACGGACGAGTTCGCGACACAGTATGAGTCTGTTTACAGGGATCATGTCATGCTCTTAGGAAAGATCCGTGAGCTAGAAGTAGTGCTCGAGAAGAAGTATAAGCatgcaaagagaaaaaggataaTGAAGTTTGGTTTTGGCGCGGTTATCTTTATCCCTTGTTTCGTCGTAGCGGTCGTAGGCCAATTAAATCCCGCGTTTGGAATGGCTGGCCAGGGAGGGGAAAGGGGCGTTGAGGTGGCGAAGAAGCTCTATAAATTGACGATGGAAGAAGATAATTCTATGGAGACGACATTGTTAGGTTTGTCTCGGTTGATTGGAAACACAACAAAAGGCAACATTGAAGCGATGGAGAAGATAAAGAGCCACAGTTGA
- a CDS encoding transmembrane protein, putative (DUF 3339) (Protein of unknown function (DUF 3339); FUNCTIONS IN: molecular_function unknown; INVOLVED IN: biological_process unknown; LOCATED IN: endomembrane system; CONTAINS InterPro DOMAIN/s: Protein of unknown function DUF3339 (InterPro:IPR021775); BEST Arabidopsis thaliana protein match is: Protein of unknown function (DUF 3339) (TAIR:AT5G63500.1); Has 274 Blast hits to 269 proteins in 15 species: Archae - 0; Bacteria - 0; Metazoa - 0; Fungi - 0; Plants - 274; Viruses - 0; Other Eukaryotes - 0 (source: NCBI BLink).) has translation MADWGPVVVAVILFVLLTPGLLFQIPARGRVVEFGNMQTSGASILVHTIIFFGLITIFTIAIRLHIYTGTRQLALVWFIGIRVQIGIEY, from the exons ATGGCGGATTGGGGACCTGTTGTAGTCGCTGTGATACTGTTCGTGCTTTTGACTCCGGGACTTCTCTTTCAGATTCCGGCGAGAGGTCGTGTTGTTGAATTTGGTAATATGCAGACTAGTGGAGCGTCGATTCTCGTCCACACCATCATTTTCTTCGGTCTTATAACCATCTTCACCATCGCCATTCGTCTCCATATCTATACCG GCACTAGGCAGTTAGCCTTAGTTTGGTTTATTGGTATTCGAGTTCAAATTGGAATTGAGTACTAA
- the IDN2 gene encoding XH/XS domain-containing protein (INVOLVED IN DE NOVO 2 (IDN2); FUNCTIONS IN: molecular_function unknown; INVOLVED IN: response to cadmium ion, chromatin silencing, DNA methylation; LOCATED IN: cellular_component unknown; EXPRESSED IN: root; CONTAINS InterPro DOMAIN/s: Domain of unknown function XS (InterPro:IPR005380), Domain of unknown function XH (InterPro:IPR005379), Domain of unknown function, putative Zinc finger, XS/XH (InterPro:IPR005381); BEST Arabidopsis thaliana protein match is: XH/XS domain-containing protein (TAIR:AT3G12550.2); Has 76122 Blast hits to 43343 proteins in 2243 species: Archae - 1068; Bacteria - 10039; Metazoa - 36284; Fungi - 4878; Plants - 2932; Viruses - 220; Other Eukaryotes - 20701 (source: NCBI BLink).), whose amino-acid sequence MGSTVILSSDDEDSDISESEMDEYGDKMYLNLKGGKLKVRLSPQAFICPYCPNKKKTSFQYKDLLQHASGVGNSNSDKRSAKEKASHLALVKYLQQDLADSASEAEPSSKRQKNGNPIQDCDHDEKLVYPWKGIVVNIPTTKAQDGRSAGESGSKLRDEYILRGFNPTRVRPLWNYLGHSGTAIVEFNKDWNGLHNGLLFDKAYTVDGHGKKDWLKKDGPKLGLYGWIARADDYNGNNIIGENLRKTGDLKTIAELTEEEARKQELLVQNLRQLVEEKKKDMKEIEELCSVKSEELNQLMEEKEKNQQKHYRELNAIQERTMSHIQKIVDDHEKLKRLLESERKKLEIKCNELAKREVHNGTERMKLSEDLEQNASKNSSLELAAMEQQKADEEVKKLAEDQRRQKEELHEKIIRLERQRDQKQAIELEVEQLKGQLNVMKHMASDGDAEVVKEVDIIFKDLGEKEAQLADLDKFNQTLILRERRTNDELQEAHKELVNIMKEWNTNIGVKRMGELVTKPFVDAMQQKYCQQDVEDRAVEVLQLWEHYLKDSDWHPFKRVKLENEDREVEVIDDRDEKLRELKADLGDGPYNAVTKALLEINEYNPSGRYITTELWNFKADKKATLEEGVTCLLDQWEKAKRKRGMA is encoded by the exons ATGGGAAGCACTGTGATTTTAAGctcagatgatgaagattcaGATATTAGTGAATCTGAAATGGATGAGTATGGAGACAAAATGTACCTAAACCTTAAAGGTGGGAAGCTGAAAGTGAGACTCTCTCCTCAAGCTTTTATCTGTCCTTATTGtccaaacaagaagaaaactagTTTTCAATACAaagatcttcttcaacatGCTTCTGGAGTTGGTAATAGCAATTCTGATAAAAGAAGTGCAAAGGAGAAAGCAAGTCACCTTGCTCTTGTCAAATACCTTCAACAAGATCTTGCTGATTCAGCTTCAGAAGCAGAGCCTTCATCAAAGCGTCAGAAAAACGGAAACCCTATTCAAGATTGTGATCATGACGAGAAGCTTGTGTATCCTTGGAAAG GTATTGTGGTGAATATTCCAACTACAAAGGCACAAGATGGTCGATCTGCGGGCGAGAGTGGATCGAAGCTAAGGGATGAGTATATTCTAAGAGGATTTAACCCGACTAGAGTTCGTCCTTTATGGAACTACTTGGGACATTCAGGAACAGCTATTGTGGAGTTTAACAAAGATTGGAATGGACTTCACAATGGTCTTTTGTTTGACAAGGCTTATACAGTAGATGGTCATGGGAAGAAGGACTGGTTGAAGAAAGACGGTCCCAAGTTAGGTCTTTACGGTTGGATTGCTCGTGCTGATGATTATAACggtaataatattattggaGAAAACTTGAGGAAGACGGGTGATCTGAAAACTATAGCTGAGCTTACGGAAGAAGAGGCGAGGAAACAGGAATTGCTTGTGCAGAACCTGAGACAACTtgtagaagagaagaaaaaagacatgAAGGAGATTGAGGAGCTTTGTTCAGTTAAGTCAGAGGAACTTAATCAGTTGatggaagagaaggagaagaatcaGCAAAAGCATTACCGTGAGCTGAATGCTATACAAGAAAGAACAATGAGTCACATTCAAAAGATAGTTGATGATCATGAGAAATTGAAGAGGCTGTTGGAGTCAGAGAGGAAGAAACTCGAAATCAAATGTAATGAGTTGGCAAAGCGCGAAGTGCACAATGGAACCGAGAGAATGAAATTGTCTGAAGATCTTGAACAG AATGCATCTAAGAATAGCTCTCTTGAACTAGCTGCCATGGAACAACAAAAGGCAGACGAGGAAGTTAAAAAACTTGCTGAAGACCAAAGG AGGCAAAAGGAGGAGCTTCATGAGAAAATCATAAGACtagaaagacagagagatcAGAAACAAGCGATTGAGCTAGAAGTTGAGCAGTTGAAAGGACAGCTCAATGTGATGAAGCACATGGCATCAGATGGCGATGCTGAAGTTGTGAAAGAGGTGGACATCATCTTCAAAGATTTAGGTGAGAAGGAAGCACAACTCGCAGATCTCGATAAATTTAACCAAACTCTTATCCTTAGAGAGCGCAGGACCAACGATGAGCTTCAAGAAGCTCATAAAGAATTGGTAAAC ATTATGAAAGAATGGAACACAAATATCGGTGTTAAGAGAATGGGAGAGCTCGTGACGAAACCATTCGTGGATGCAATGCAGCAGAAGTATTGTCAGCAAGATGTGGAGGACCGAGCAGTTGAAGTTCTCCAACTTTGGGAACACTATCTCAAAGATTCAGATTGGCATCCATTCAAGCGGGTCAAGCTCGAAAATGAAGATAGAGAAGTG GAAGTGATAGATGATAGAGACGAAAAGCTGAGGGAGCTAAAGGCAGATTTGGGAGATGGTCCTTACAATGCGGTCACGAAAGCTTTGTTGGAGATAAACGAGTATAACCCGAGTGGAAGGTATATTACAACAGAGCTATGGAACTTCAAAGCAGATAAGAAGGCTACACTTGAAGAAGGTGTCACTTGTTTACTTGATCAATGGGAAAAGGCGAAACGCAAGCGTGGAATGGCTTAG
- a CDS encoding egg cell-secreted-like protein (DUF1278) (Protein of unknown function (DUF1278); FUNCTIONS IN: molecular_function unknown; INVOLVED IN: biological_process unknown; LOCATED IN: endomembrane system; CONTAINS InterPro DOMAIN/s: Protein of unknown function DUF1278 (InterPro:IPR010701); BEST Arabidopsis thaliana protein match is: Protein of unknown function (DUF1278) (TAIR:AT5G52965.1); Has 198 Blast hits to 188 proteins in 7 species: Archae - 0; Bacteria - 0; Metazoa - 0; Fungi - 0; Plants - 198; Viruses - 0; Other Eukaryotes - 0 (source: NCBI BLink).), whose product MENNSGAILFVILAMTIVLQVRPGFSQALPTIPGLFPPGLPIDIIKCWSSLFNVQGCVQEIYKSIFSGQFASIEAPCCKTFSAIDTNCWPHMFPLNPFFPPILKNNCERIATTPSSTHK is encoded by the coding sequence ATGGAAAACAACTCAGGAGCTATTCTCTTTGTGATCTTAGCTATGACCATTGTTCTTCAAGTGAGGCCAGGGTTCTCTCAAGCACTCCCTACGATCCCCGGACTTTTCCCACCGGGTCTTCCTATTGATATCATAAAATGTTGGTCATCTCTCTTTAACGTCCAAGGATGTGTACAAGAAATCTACAAATCGATATTTTCTGGTCAGTTTGCTAGCATTGAAGCCCCATGTTGTAAAACGTTTTCAGCTATAGATACAAACTGTTGGCCACATATGTTTCCATTGAACCCATTCTTCCCTCCTATTCTCAAGAACAACTGCGAGCGTATTGCTACGACTCCATCATCAACACACAAGTGA
- the GAMMA CAL2 gene encoding gamma carbonic anhydrase-like 2 (gamma carbonic anhydrase-like 2 (GAMMA CAL2); FUNCTIONS IN: transferase activity; INVOLVED IN: photorespiration; LOCATED IN: in 6 components; EXPRESSED IN: 25 plant structures; EXPRESSED DURING: 15 growth stages; CONTAINS InterPro DOMAIN/s: Trimeric LpxA-like (InterPro:IPR011004); BEST Arabidopsis thaliana protein match is: gamma carbonic anhydrase like 1 (TAIR:AT5G63510.1); Has 6263 Blast hits to 6236 proteins in 1756 species: Archae - 151; Bacteria - 4130; Metazoa - 15; Fungi - 10; Plants - 165; Viruses - 0; Other Eukaryotes - 1792 (source: NCBI BLink).), with the protein MATSLARISKRSITSAVSSNLIRRYFAAEAVAVATTETPKPKSQVTPSPDRVKWDYRGQRQIIPLGQWLPKVAVDAYVAPNVVLAGQVTVWDGSSVWNGAVLRGDLNKITVGFCSNVQERCVVHAAWSSPTGLPAQTLIDRYVTVGAYSLLRSCTIEPECIIGQHSILMEGSLVETRSILEAGSVLPPGRRIPSGELWGGNPARFIRTLTNEETLEIPKLAVAINHLSGDYFSEFLPYSTIYLEVEKFKKSLGIAI; encoded by the exons ATGGCGACTTCGTTAGCACGAATCTCTAAAAGAAGCATAACATCGGCTGTTTCATCGAATCTGATTCGGCGTTACTTCGCCGCGGAAGCAGTAGCGGTGGCGACGACGGAAACACCTAAACCGAAATCGCAGGTGACGCCGTCGCCGGATCGGGTAAAATGGGACTACAGAGGCCAGAGACAGATAATTCCTCTGGGACAGTGGCTACCGAAGGTAGCTGTAGATGCTTACGTGGCACCTAACGTTGTGTTGGCTGGTCAGGTCACCGTCTGGGACGGCTCGTCTGTATGGAACGGTGCCGTTTTGAGAGGAGATCTTAATAAGATCACCGTTGGATTCTGCTCAAATGTCCAGGAACGGTGTGTTGTTCATGCTGCGTGGTCGTCGCCTACAG gATTACCAGCACAAACATTGATCGATAGGTACGTGACAGTTGGTGCATACAGTCTTTTAAGATCATGCACTATCGAACCAGAATGCATCATCGGGCAACACTCAATCCTAATGGAAGGTTCACTGGTCGAAACCCGCTCAATCCTAGAAGCTGGTTCTGTTTTACCACCTGGCAGAAGAATCCCATCTGGTGAACTATGGGGAGGCAATCCAGCAAGGTTTATTCGAACACTCACCAATGAAGAAACCTTAGAGATCCCGAAACTTGCTGTTGCCATTAACCACCTAAGTGGAGATTACTTCTCAGAGTTCTTGCCTTACTCAACTATCTATCTAGAGGTTGAGAAGTTCAAGAAATCCCTTGGAATCGCCATCTAG
- the CXE12 gene encoding alpha/beta-Hydrolases superfamily protein (CXE12; FUNCTIONS IN: carboxylesterase activity; INVOLVED IN: response to salt stress; LOCATED IN: cytoplasm; EXPRESSED IN: 24 plant structures; EXPRESSED DURING: 14 growth stages; CONTAINS InterPro DOMAIN/s: Lipase, GDXG, active site (InterPro:IPR002168), Alpha/beta hydrolase fold-3 (InterPro:IPR013094); BEST Arabidopsis thaliana protein match is: carboxyesterase 13 (TAIR:AT3G48700.1); Has 9324 Blast hits to 9298 proteins in 1467 species: Archae - 108; Bacteria - 5259; Metazoa - 789; Fungi - 845; Plants - 1410; Viruses - 3; Other Eukaryotes - 910 (source: NCBI BLink).) produces the protein MDSEIAVDCSPLLKIYKSGRIERLMGEATVPPSSEPQNGVVSKDVVYSADNNLSVRIYLPEKAAAETDSKLPLLVYFHGGGFIIETAFSPTYHTFLTTSVSASNCVAVSVDYRRAPEHPISVPFDDSWTALKWVFTHITGSGQEDWLNKHADFSRVFLSGDSAGANIVHHMAMRAAKEKLSPGLNDTGISGIILLHPYFWSKTPIDEKDTKDETLRMKIEAFWMMASPNSKDGTDDPLLNVVQSESVDLSGLGCGKVLVMVAEKDALVRQGWGYAAKLEKSGWKGEVEVVESEGEDHVFHLLKPECDNAIEVMHKFSGFIKGGN, from the coding sequence ATGGATTCCGAGATCGCCGTCGACTGCTCTCCATTGCTCAAAATCTACAAGAGTGGCCGCATCGAGCGACTCATGGGTGAAGCCACCGTCCCACCTTCTTCCGAACCACAAAACGGAGTCGTTTCCAAGGACGTTGTTTATTCTGCCGACAACAACCTATCCGTCCGTATTTACCTCCCGGAGAAAGCCGCCGCCGAGACCGACTCGAAACTCCCTCTCCTCGTTTACTTCCACGGTGGAGGATTCATCATTGAGACAGCTTTCTCTCCAACTTACCACACTTTCCTCACGACGTCTGTCTCTGCGTCGAACTGTGTAGCGGTCTCTGTTGATTACCGTCGTGCACCGGAGCATCCGATCTCCGTCCCGTTCGATGATTCTTGGACAGCTCTCAAATGGGTATTCACCCATATCACTGGATCTGGTCAAGAAGATTGGTTAAACAAACATGCTGACTTCAGCAGAGTGTTCCTCTCCGGAGACAGTGCAGGAGCAAACATCGTGCATCACATGGCGATGAGAGCTGCGAAAGAGAAACTCAGTCCTGGTTTGAACGATACAGGAATCTCTGGAATCATCTTGCTTCATCCTTACTTCTGGTCGAAAACACCAATCGACGAGAAGGATACGAAAGATGAAACGTTGAGGATGAAGATAGAGGCGTTTTGGATGATGGCAAGTCCTAATAGCAAAGATGGAACAGATGATCCGTTGCTCAACGTGGTGCAATCAGAGTCGGTGGATTTGTCTGGGTTGGGTTGTGGTAAGGTTTTGGTAATGGTGGCTGAGAAAGATGCGTTGGTGAGGCAGGGTTGGGGTTACGCGGCTAAGCTTGAGAAGTCTGGTTGGAAAGGAGAGGTTGAAGTGGTGGAGAGTGAAGGAGAAGATcatgtttttcatttgttgAAACCTGAATGTGATAATGCTATTGAAGTCATGCATAAATTCTCAGGGTTTATTAAGGGAGGGAACTAG